The genomic window GATGTAAATTTTAATGGGGGGATAATAATTGATAAAATTGAAGGAGATATTTATTTTAAAGATGTATCATTTTCATATCCTGAAAAACCAAATAAATTAATATTGCCAAAGACATCATTTACCTTCAAACAAGGTAAAAGTTATGCATTTGTTGGAACAACAGGAAGTGGTAAGTCAACAATTTCAAGATTGTTATTGCGTTTTTATGACCCAACAGAGGGTGAAATTTTTATAAATAATAATGTTAAGTTAAAAGATGTAAATCTTACATCATTTTTAAATAGAGTTGGATATGTGGAACAAGAACCACAGATTATTTATGGTAGTGTATTGGACAATATTAAGTATTTTCAGGAACATAAAACTAATGAAGAAGCAATAGAAGCTGCAAAAAAATCTAAACTTCACGATATAGTTTCAAAATGAAAAGAAGGATATGACACAATTCTTGGCGAAAGAGGATTTATGCTTTCTGGTGGACAAAAGCAAAGACTTGTTATTGCTAGAATGTTTTTAAAAAATCCTGATATATTAATTTTAGATGAAGCAACAAGCGCACTTGATAATATAACTGAAAGAGAGATACAAAAACAATTTGATGAACTAACAATCGGAAGAACATCATTCATTATTGCCCATAGGCTAACAACAATAAATAAATGTGATGAAGTAATTGTCTTAGAAGGAGAAAAGGGTGTCGTTCAAAGAGGGTCATTCAAGGAATTGATAACAAAAGATGGTTACTTTAAAAGACTTTATGAGGCAGGAAAAATAATTGAAGAAAAAAATTAGTATAATTGGAGCTGGATTAGCTGGTTGTGAGGCAGCGTGACAATTAGCAAATAGAGGATATGAAGTTATATTATATGAAAAAAAAAGAATTCTAAAAAATGAAATTCAAAAACTTGATGATTTTTGTGAGCTTGTTTGTTCTAATACATTCAGATCAACTATTCTCGGGAATGCAGTTGGGTGTTTGAAAGAAGAAATGAAATTACTTGATTCTTTTGTTCTAAATTGTGCTTTAGAAACATCAATACCCGCAGGAGAAAGCTTGGCTGTTGATAGAGAAATGTTTTCTAGCTTGGTCACATCTAAATTAAATAAGCATAAAAATATTAAAATTATTGATAAAGAAATTGATAATATTTCGAGTGAGGAAATCACACTAATATCTTCTGGACCCTTAACTGGTGAAAAACTAAAATTATCAATTCAAAACTTAGTAGGAGAGGAATACTTTTATTTTTTTGATGCAATCTCTCCGACAATAGATAAAGCATCAATTAATTTTAATAAAGTTTTTATTAAAAATAGGTATGAAAAAGGAGAAACTCAAGACTATATTAATTGTCCAATGTCAAAAGAAGAATATTTAACTTTTTATAATGAATTAATAAGAGCAGAAACATTTCCTTTAAGATTGGAAAATGAAAAGACATTTCGCATATTTGAGGGTTGTATGCCAATTGAGATTATGGCAAAAAGAGATATTAACACAATGAGATATGGTCCTTTAAAACCAATTGGATTAAGAAATCTTGATGGAAGCGACAATTATGCTGTTGTACAATTACGACAAGACAATGCAGCATTAAGCGCATATAATATGGTTGGTTTTCAGACAAATTTAAAAATAAAAGAACAACAGCGAGTCTTTAAAAAAATACCCGGCTTAGAAAATGCAATATTTGTACGTTATGGTCAAATGCATGAAAATAATTATATTAATTCACCGACATTACTTAATAATAGACTTCAGTTAAAGCATAATAATAATATTTTTTTTGCCGGACAAATAACAGGAGTTGAAGGTTATTTAGAGTCAGCGGCTTCTGGTTTGGTTACTTCTCTAAATATTATAAATTGAATAGAGAAAAAATCTCCCATCATTTTTCCATATGATACTGTTATTGGAGCGTTAATACGATATATCTTATTATCAAATCCCCAAAATTTTCAACCAATGAAATCTAATTGGCATATAGTTCAAACGTCTTTTGATCCAAATATTAAATACAATAAGCAAGAACGTAGGGAAGAGTATTATAAAAACTCTATGAATTCTTTAAATCAATTTATTTCTAAATATAATATTACAATGAAATAAAAATTATACTTTTTTATTTATAACATTCTTGTACCATTAAATAATTTATATTAAATTCATTTTATTGATTTATTTCCTTTATTATATAGATTAATTTGATAAATTAATCTTGGAGGGAAAATTAAATGGAAAAGGGTATTATTAAAAAAGATTATATATTCATAGATAAATCTATTTTATCAAAAGAAAAAATATTTGAGTTTATCTCAAATATTTGTATTGAAAATAATATAGTTGAAAATAGAGATGCTTTGATTAAAGCTTTTCTTGATCGAGAAAACTTAGAACCTACATTTACAGGAGACGGCTTTGCAATTCCACACGCAAGAACATCTGGTATAAACAAGCCTGCTATTTTCTTTATGAGATTAAAGACCCCAGTTAAATGATTTGAAGACAATAAAGTAAAGTGTCTTATAGCTTTAATTATTCCAGAAAAAAAAGCTGACTATCTTGATATATTATCAAAGGTAGCAACTAAATTATTGGATAAGAATATTGTTGAAAAATTAAATACTGAAAAAAGTATTGACAAAATTTATTCAATTTTAGCAGAGGATGTTGAGCTTAAAAAAAGTCACATTGGAAATAAGGATAATATTTCTATTGTTGGAGTAACAGCTTGTGCAACAGGTGTTGCTCACACATATATGGCAAGGGAAGCTATAATATCTGCATGTGAAAAATTAAATTGAAATTGTTCTATTGAAACACAAGGTCAAAAGGGGCAAGAGTTTAATCTAACTACAAAAGAAATAGATGATGCTGATGGTGTAATTTTGGCAACAGATATTGCTATAGATATGGAGAGATTTGTTGGTAAAAAAATTCTAAAATTAGGAACTAAAGAGACAATAAATAACCCTATTGATAGCGTTCGAAATGTTATATCAAAAGGCCAAGTTTTTAATCAGGGTTTAGGATCAAATTCCATTTTTGAGGTAAATCAAAAAAAAGCATGAATTGGTCATATTATGAGTGGTGTTAGTTTTATGATTCCATTTATTGTATTTGCAGGTATTATATTTGCTGTCGTAACTGGGATAGGAAAACTTGTATATGGTCCATGGTTAAATTATTCTGATGGTAAACTTGATGGTATGGTATATATTCAAGAAAATATTCACATTCAAAGTTCTTGGTCATTACAATATTTAACACATACACCGTCATTAAAAGACAATGGTTTGTATACAGCGAGAATAGAAGGTTTTGGAATTGCCTTCTTTTACCTATTAAATAATTTTGCTAATGTAGGTTTCTTAGTAATGATTCCTATAATGGGAGCATATATAGCAAATTCAATAGCAGGAAGAGCGGCAATTTGTCCAGCATTTGTACTTACTTTTTTAGGAGTAACTCCAAGTTATTGAATGTCATATGGAGCATTTTATGATATGAAAGCAAATTTCCCAAGTAATGGTGGGGGAATATTTGCTGCCCTGTTATTTGGTTTTGTTGTTGGTTATACAATCAAAATAATTAATACTCGAATAAGAATAAATAAATATATTCAACCAATTATGCCAATCATTATTATCCCTGTTTTTGTATCATTAATTTATGGAATTATAACTATTTTGCTCTTAGGAAATATATTTGGAATATCAATTGGTTATGTCAACAAAGGTTTACAAAAAATGGAAGAAAGTAATATTGGAATGCCAATTCTTGGTCTAATCCTTGGTATGTTGGCTGGTGTTGATATGGGGGGTCCTATAAATAAAATTGCCTCATTTGGAGCAACAGCACTTATATTTACAGATGGTGGTAAAGCTATGGGGACAGCGGCGGCTGCTTTTGCGGTTGCACCGATGGGATGTGGTATTGCAACATTTATCTTTAGAAATAGATTTAAAAAAGATAAACCTATTGCTGTAAATGCAATAATCTTAGGGTTTATGGGTATTTCCGAAGGAGCAATACCCTTTGCTGTAAAATACACATGAGCTGTAATTTGTGCAAATATTATTGGTTCTGGTGTTGCTGGAATGTTAGCTGGGTTATTCCATGTTTCTGGGTGAGTTGGTGCATGAGGTGGACCTATTATCGCATTCTTTGGTGGTGTCACAACATGAACAATGGGATATATTGGTATACTATATTACTTTATTGCAATTGCTGCAGGAATTGCAGTTCAAATAGTTTTATTTAGATTCTTTGTTAAAATTCAAGACAAAAAAAGCGATTTAAATATTGAAAATGATGAAAAACAAGTTGAACAAATTACAAATAAAGTAAATAAAACCGAAGAAGTAACTTCTTAAAAATTATACTATCGAAAAATATAAAATGACCTATTATTTAGGTCATTTTTTTATGTTGGGATTTATAGATTAAAATATTAATTTATTGTATAATTAACATAGATATTAAAAGGGAATTATATGTATTTAAGTAAACTAATGATAAATGAGATATTAAATAATGCGAATTTAGATGAAAATAATATTAAATCAGCATTACAAGAACTGGGATATGATTTCAAGGAAATGGTTAAATCTTGCAAACAAGAAGATAGTTTGGAAATATGTCACGTTGGAAGTAGCCATCAACTTGACGATACTCACGAATATTTATCCTTAGTAGATATAGGAGAAGACTTACCAGCTGTTGCTATATCGCAATGAGAATCAAAAAGTGGCGATTTTATAATTTTTGCAAAAAATTATAAAAAAATATTTAAGAAAGGTAAAATAGAACCTAGAAGACACAATGAATTAAAGACTGATGGTTACCTTTGTACACTTGATGATTTAGGATATAATTTTAAAATTTTAGATTATAATAAAACTAATAATCTTTTACCAATATTATCAAAGGAAGACTTTTCAAAAAAATATGGTATGGAAACAATCTTAGATATTATTGGAGTAAAGGATATAATATTTCATATAAATACTAATAATAGTTTTTATGAAATTATAAATGACTTAGCATTCTATTTTCGTAAAAAACCAGTTCGAAGCGAACTTGATGAGTTAGATAATATTAAAATGGATATTACAATCAATGGGAATATTGAATCCAACGATTTAGCTGTAGTTGGCTATCAGTTTATACCTGTTAGAAAAATATTTGAAATAACTGAAACAAAATGAGAATTATATACATATGATTTTCTACTTTTAGATAAATTAAATATTGTAAATCAAGATAATATTTTTATTAATTTAACAAATATTTTAGAATATGAATCAAATGCAAGGGTTATTTTTTTTGATTATCAAAAAATTAATGGCATAATAAACATTAAACATATGCAAGATTTGTTGGTTATTAGTGACAATAATAATGTAATCTATAATAGTGAGGGCTATGTAAACATTGACTATATACCCAATAAATCAACAAAAAATATTATTGCAATATATTTACTTGAAAATAGCCAAAGATCTAATATTGATTATATAAAAAATCGTGTCGGCTATTGACTAAATAGATATCTTATTTCAAACCAGTATAGCCAAATAAGATATTTTGATAATTATGCTATAAGTTTTAAAAAGTTCCATTTTGACATGTCAAATATAAATAATAATATGGATGACAAAAAAAGAATAAGACAAATAACAAAATTATTAAGATTTTTTGATATTGATGTCAAGGAATTTGAAGAACACACTGGAGAATTTACAATAGCAAATACCAATGGTAAAATTGATAGTATAGATAAAATTTATTCTTTAATTGAACAAAAACTAAAATTTAATAAAATTTAATAAAATTTAACAAACTTATTAAGGCTTATGTTATACTTAAATAAGAATTTAATATTTTAATTAAATAAAAAGGTGGTGTAATAATGGCTGTTCCATTTAGAAAAACAAGCAAGGCAAGAAAAAATAAACGTAGAAGTCACCTAGCATTAGTTGTTGATGCTTTAGTTTCTTGTACTAATTGTGGTGCAATAATTAAACCGCATAGAGTGTGTCGTGATTGTGGTTTTTATAAAAATAAAGAAGTTATTCAAGTAGAGGGTTAATTTTAAAAAAATCAATATTATTGATTTTTTTTTATTTTATTTTCTATTTGGCAATAACAATCATTGTGTTTTGATAAAAATATTTGATATAATACATATAGTTATATAAAACAATTGTAAATATAGGGGTGTGTTATGAATTCAAGATTTGATTTTGGTCCAGTGGGAAGAAAATTACGCGAAAAATTAGATTTTATATTTGATAATGGCAATGAAGGTGAAATTAAGTCATATAATAAGATTCATTTGTGAGCAATTTTATCAGCTATCTTATTATTAATTGTTGGTTCTTCATCTACAATGTTTTTTATGTACATAGCTGTTAGTAATCACTATAAGCTTGTTTTATATTTTTTAATTACAATTTTAATTGCATCTATTTTTTTTCCATTGTTTACATATTTTTGAATTTGACCTAAAATTACAAATTCGGTTTATAATCGAATTATTAAAAGATTAAATGACCGCCCAGGAATAAAAGAAGATGATTAGTTGCATAAAGGTATTATTTGAGAAGAAGGTTGTAAAAAGATGAAAATAAAAAAAGTTAGCCCATTTTTAGCAGAACGAGTATGAGGTGGAAAAAAAGCAAAAGAAAGAGGGTTTAAAACCACTAGTGATATTATTGGAGAAGTTTGGACTATTTCTGCTCATCCAAATGGAATGGGATTTGTTAGTGAAAACAATAAAGAAATTTCACTTAAGGAATATTTTGAAAATAACCGTGTGTTATTTAATAATTATCAAGGTGAATACCCACTTTTAAACAAGCTATTATTTCCAGAAGATAACCTTTCTGTACAAGTTCATCCAAGTGATGAATATGCTTTAAAACATCATGGTTGTCTTGGAAAACCTGAATCTTGATACGTTTTAGAAGCTGAGAAAAATGCTAGTCTTATTTATGGACATAAAGCCAAATCTTTGGATGAATTTAAAGAAAATATTAAAAATAATGATTGAAATAAGATCTTAAAAACGGTCAATATCGAAGTGAATGATTTTATTAATGTTCCCGCTGGAAAAATCCATGGAGTAGGTCCGGGTGTTGTTATTTATGAAACACAACGTTCAAGCGATATCACATATCGTCTTTATGATTACAACCGCCTTGGAACTGATGGAAAACCAAGAGAACTTCACATCGAAGACAGTCTAAAAAATATTTTAATACCCGATACTAATTTACCAATAATAAAAAACGCAAATAAAAACTTTTTTCAATCCTCAAATTTTAACCTTTACTTGTGAGACTGGAGTGATGGTTTAAGTTTGAAAATAGATAATGCTCAATGGCTACAAGTGACCATTTTATCTAAGAGGGCAATTATTAACAATATTGAATTTTCATTATATGAATCTGCAATTATATTTGATAGTGATATTTTTAATCTTACATGTGATAAGAATACAAGGGCGATAATATCTTACTTACAAAGTAAATAAAAAGAATTAAAAAATCAGTAATTACTGATTTTTTTAATTTTATAGCAATTATTTTGCAATATTTAATACCCCATATAAATATTAAAATATATCAACATTTATATTTATATGGTATAATGAAAGTAGGCCTAGTGTTAAATAGGGGTGAACGTGAAAATAAATAACGTAACTTTAGTATTGGAAAATAAAATCCAAAAAAATGCATCAATTTTTTTTAATAATAATAGGATCGTAGAAATAAAACAAACACCATATATAGATGGGATAGATGGCCAAGGGAATATTATAATCCCTGGCTTTATTGACATTCATATGCATGGTGGCTATGGGATTGATTTTGATAATTTATCAAGTCAAAACATTAAAAAATTGATTAACAATATTTATGGGGAAGGTGTCACAAATTTTTGCATAGGTAATGTCGCCACAAAGGTTGACAGATTAAACGAAAGATTAAAAGAATTAGAAACAATAGTTTCAAGTAATGAAAATATAAATAAATCATTACTAGGATTTTATATGGAAGGGCCCTTTATTTCAAAATTAAAAAAAGGTGCTCATAACCCAGAAAATATCGAAAAGCCTAATATTGAAAATATAAAGATATTGCTCGAGGGTATAGATACACAATATATAAAATATATAGTTTATGCCCCAGAGGAGGCTGATGATAAATTTGTAAATTTTGTTAAAAACAAAAATATTAATTTATCAATAGGTCACACAAATGCTACATATTATGAAGCATATAAAGATTTTAAGGAGAATAAGGTTTCACATCTAACTCATTTTAATAATGCTATGACATTATATAACCATCGCCAACCAGGGGTTGTAAATTTTGGTTTTTTACACGATGATGTAAAATGTGAATTAATTACAGATGGAGTTCATAATGAATTATCTGTTATTAAATTAGTATATAAAATAAAAACAGCTCAAAATCTTATTATAATTACTGACTCTATGAATGCAAAAGGTCTTCCAAATGGACCATACCATTTAGGTAGTCTTAATGTAATTAAAAAAGATAATATTGTAACATTAGCAGATAACACATTAGCTGGAAGTAGTGCAAAATATATTCATTGTGTCCAAACCTTTATTAAAGCAACTCAATGTAGCTTATTAGATTTAAATAAAGTGACCAGTTACAACGCTGCTAAAGAATTAAAATTAGATAAAGAAATTGGATTAATAAAGGAAGGTTATATTGCAAATTGTGTTTTACTAGATAAAAATGATTATTCTGTTTTAAAAACATTTGTAAACGGTAAAATTGTTTACGAGAAAGGTGGTTATTAAATGAATATAGAAATTTTAGAGAATGAAGATCAAGTAGGAGAATTTTTAGGGAAGATAATTATTGATGCAGTTAAAAACAACCCAAAAATAGTTTTAGGTTTAGCAACAGGTAGTTCTCCAATTAAAACATATGAATATTTAATTAGTGATTTTAAAAAAAATAAAACTGATTTTTCACAAGTTATAGCATTTAATCTTGATGAATATATTGGTCTTAATGAAAATGATGACCAATCATATAAATATTATATGAATGAACAATTATTTAATCATATTAATATCAATAAAAAAAATACTTTTATTCCAGATCCAAAAACTTATTTAAATAATGCAAGTGATTATGATAAAAAAATAGCAGAGTATGGTGGAATTGATTTACAAATATTGGGAATAGGTGAAAATGGACATATTGGTTTTAACGAACCACCAACATCATTTGATTCTTTAACCCACGTTGTTGATTTAACAAAATCAACAATTAATTCAAATGCAAAATTTTTCAAAAATATTGAGGATGTACCAAAACAAGCCATATCAATGGGTTTAAATTCAATATATAAAGCAAAAAAAATTTATCTTATAGCTCTTGGTGAAAAAAAACAAGATGCTATTTTCCAATTAGTAAAAGGCAATAAAACAGAAGAGTGGCCTTGTACAATATTAAAAGACCACTCTAACTTTACACTAATTATAGATAAAAAAGCCGCGGGCAGAATTTAATGAAATTAGAAATTATCGCAAGAGACCTATATGATATTGAATTAATAAATAGGTCAAACGCAGATAGAATTGAATTTTGTTCAAACTTACAAGTGGGTGGTTTAACCCCAACGTTTTTTGAAATAAAAAATACTTTCTCAAAAATACCGGTAAATGTTATGATTAGAGAAACAAATAGAGATTTTATTTACAGTGAAGATGAAATGAAATTACTATTAAATGAAATTGAATTTTGTGGAAAAAGTAATAATATATCTGGTGTTGTTTTTGGTATGCTAACAAAAGAAAACGATATTGACATTAAACATCTTAAGACCGCTGTTTCATTGGCAAAAGAATATAATATGACCGTAACTTTTCATAAAGCTTTTGATCTTATAAATGATTTTGAGGAGGGTTATAAAATCCTATGTGATCTTAAAATTGATTATGTTTTAACAGCGTGTGGAAGTAATATAATTGAAAATATAACTACATTAAATAAGCTTAAGAATATTAAGGGCCATACCAAAATATTGGGTGGCG from Spiroplasma endosymbiont of Aspidapion aeneum includes these protein-coding regions:
- the trmFO gene encoding methylenetetrahydrofolate--tRNA-(uracil(54)-C(5))-methyltransferase (FADH(2)-oxidizing) TrmFO, which translates into the protein MKKKISIIGAGLAGCEAAWQLANRGYEVILYEKKRILKNEIQKLDDFCELVCSNTFRSTILGNAVGCLKEEMKLLDSFVLNCALETSIPAGESLAVDREMFSSLVTSKLNKHKNIKIIDKEIDNISSEEITLISSGPLTGEKLKLSIQNLVGEEYFYFFDAISPTIDKASINFNKVFIKNRYEKGETQDYINCPMSKEEYLTFYNELIRAETFPLRLENEKTFRIFEGCMPIEIMAKRDINTMRYGPLKPIGLRNLDGSDNYAVVQLRQDNAALSAYNMVGFQTNLKIKEQQRVFKKIPGLENAIFVRYGQMHENNYINSPTLLNNRLQLKHNNNIFFAGQITGVEGYLESAASGLVTSLNIINWIEKKSPIIFPYDTVIGALIRYILLSNPQNFQPMKSNWHIVQTSFDPNIKYNKQERREEYYKNSMNSLNQFISKYNITMK
- the nagB gene encoding glucosamine-6-phosphate deaminase, which codes for MNIEILENEDQVGEFLGKIIIDAVKNNPKIVLGLATGSSPIKTYEYLISDFKKNKTDFSQVIAFNLDEYIGLNENDDQSYKYYMNEQLFNHININKKNTFIPDPKTYLNNASDYDKKIAEYGGIDLQILGIGENGHIGFNEPPTSFDSLTHVVDLTKSTINSNAKFFKNIEDVPKQAISMGLNSIYKAKKIYLIALGEKKQDAIFQLVKGNKTEEWPCTILKDHSNFTLIIDKKAAGRI
- a CDS encoding copper homeostasis protein CutC, which translates into the protein MKLEIIARDLYDIELINRSNADRIEFCSNLQVGGLTPTFFEIKNTFSKIPVNVMIRETNRDFIYSEDEMKLLLNEIEFCGKSNNISGVVFGMLTKENDIDIKHLKTAVSLAKEYNMTVTFHKAFDLINDFEEGYKILCDLKIDYVLTACGSNIIENITTLNKLKNIKGHTKILGGGGINSDNIDKVKDVVDEIHLGTLARENNSFNYPVDVLKINKLKKLITGG
- a CDS encoding type I phosphomannose isomerase catalytic subunit; translated protein: MKIKKVSPFLAERVWGGKKAKERGFKTTSDIIGEVWTISAHPNGMGFVSENNKEISLKEYFENNRVLFNNYQGEYPLLNKLLFPEDNLSVQVHPSDEYALKHHGCLGKPESWYVLEAEKNASLIYGHKAKSLDEFKENIKNNDWNKILKTVNIEVNDFINVPAGKIHGVGPGVVIYETQRSSDITYRLYDYNRLGTDGKPRELHIEDSLKNILIPDTNLPIIKNANKNFFQSSNFNLYLWDWSDGLSLKIDNAQWLQVTILSKRAIINNIEFSLYESAIIFDSDIFNLTCDKNTRAIISYLQSK
- the rpmF gene encoding 50S ribosomal protein L32 → MAVPFRKTSKARKNKRRSHLALVVDALVSCTNCGAIIKPHRVCRDCGFYKNKEVIQVEG
- the nagA gene encoding N-acetylglucosamine-6-phosphate deacetylase, which gives rise to MKINNVTLVLENKIQKNASIFFNNNRIVEIKQTPYIDGIDGQGNIIIPGFIDIHMHGGYGIDFDNLSSQNIKKLINNIYGEGVTNFCIGNVATKVDRLNERLKELETIVSSNENINKSLLGFYMEGPFISKLKKGAHNPENIEKPNIENIKILLEGIDTQYIKYIVYAPEEADDKFVNFVKNKNINLSIGHTNATYYEAYKDFKENKVSHLTHFNNAMTLYNHRQPGVVNFGFLHDDVKCELITDGVHNELSVIKLVYKIKTAQNLIIITDSMNAKGLPNGPYHLGSLNVIKKDNIVTLADNTLAGSSAKYIHCVQTFIKATQCSLLDLNKVTSYNAAKELKLDKEIGLIKEGYIANCVLLDKNDYSVLKTFVNGKIVYEKGGY
- a CDS encoding PTS fructose transporter subunit IIABC, whose product is MEKGIIKKDYIFIDKSILSKEKIFEFISNICIENNIVENRDALIKAFLDRENLEPTFTGDGFAIPHARTSGINKPAIFFMRLKTPVKWFEDNKVKCLIALIIPEKKADYLDILSKVATKLLDKNIVEKLNTEKSIDKIYSILAEDVELKKSHIGNKDNISIVGVTACATGVAHTYMAREAIISACEKLNWNCSIETQGQKGQEFNLTTKEIDDADGVILATDIAIDMERFVGKKILKLGTKETINNPIDSVRNVISKGQVFNQGLGSNSIFEVNQKKAWIGHIMSGVSFMIPFIVFAGIIFAVVTGIGKLVYGPWLNYSDGKLDGMVYIQENIHIQSSWSLQYLTHTPSLKDNGLYTARIEGFGIAFFYLLNNFANVGFLVMIPIMGAYIANSIAGRAAICPAFVLTFLGVTPSYWMSYGAFYDMKANFPSNGGGIFAALLFGFVVGYTIKIINTRIRINKYIQPIMPIIIIPVFVSLIYGIITILLLGNIFGISIGYVNKGLQKMEESNIGMPILGLILGMLAGVDMGGPINKIASFGATALIFTDGGKAMGTAAAAFAVAPMGCGIATFIFRNRFKKDKPIAVNAIILGFMGISEGAIPFAVKYTWAVICANIIGSGVAGMLAGLFHVSGWVGAWGGPIIAFFGGVTTWTMGYIGILYYFIAIAAGIAVQIVLFRFFVKIQDKKSDLNIENDEKQVEQITNKVNKTEEVTS